In Edaphobacter paludis, a single window of DNA contains:
- a CDS encoding cupin domain-containing protein yields MEIKRIGSQPSGKGPAEWFTGTVRIDPLFQAPDPALVAGASVTFEPGARTAWHTHPLGQTLIVTAGCGWVQREGCAIEEIHPGDVVWFAPGEKHWHGATPATAMTHIAIQERLDGKVVDWMEHVSDEQYRR; encoded by the coding sequence ATGGAAATCAAGCGCATCGGTTCGCAACCCTCAGGCAAAGGTCCGGCAGAATGGTTTACCGGTACCGTACGGATTGACCCGCTTTTTCAAGCGCCCGATCCCGCGCTGGTAGCTGGCGCCAGCGTTACATTTGAGCCGGGAGCCCGCACCGCGTGGCATACGCATCCCCTGGGGCAGACCCTAATCGTCACAGCAGGCTGTGGGTGGGTGCAGCGGGAGGGCTGTGCAATTGAGGAGATTCATCCCGGAGATGTGGTTTGGTTTGCGCCGGGAGAAAAGCATTGGCATGGGGCCACACCCGCCACAGCTATGACTCACATTGCCATTCAGGAACGGTTGGACGGCAAGGTCGTCGATTGGATGGAGCACGTCAGCGACGAACAGTATCGACGCTAA
- a CDS encoding acetate uptake transporter, which translates to MLQLTENDQSVSRPTANPGPLGLAGFGLTTVVLSCVNAGLMPHEAIPVIVPLAFAYGGVAQIIAGILEFRTGNTFGMVAFLSYGLFWWWFALLQWTVGAGWLAQPPASAVASVLLMWGVLTFLLWIVTFRLSLGVWSIFLLLWLTFFFLAAGDFGYLIGSVGCGTIGGYLGILTGVDALLVAFVEILNATASRIIIPLGRPIFRN; encoded by the coding sequence ATGTTGCAACTCACCGAAAACGATCAATCCGTCTCTCGACCAACCGCCAACCCCGGCCCTCTTGGCCTGGCTGGCTTCGGCCTCACCACCGTTGTTCTCAGTTGTGTCAACGCTGGCCTGATGCCGCACGAGGCCATCCCTGTCATCGTCCCTCTGGCGTTTGCCTATGGCGGAGTTGCACAGATCATCGCCGGCATTCTCGAATTTCGTACCGGTAACACCTTCGGTATGGTCGCCTTTCTGTCTTACGGCCTGTTCTGGTGGTGGTTCGCACTGCTCCAGTGGACCGTCGGCGCAGGCTGGCTTGCCCAACCGCCTGCCTCCGCCGTGGCCTCCGTACTACTCATGTGGGGGGTGCTCACCTTCCTGCTGTGGATCGTGACCTTCCGCTTGAGCCTCGGCGTCTGGAGCATCTTCCTTCTGCTCTGGCTCACCTTCTTTTTCCTTGCCGCCGGAGATTTCGGCTACCTGATCGGCAGCGTCGGCTGCGGCACAATTGGAGGCTATCTAGGCATTCTGACCGGCGTTGACGCGCTTCTGGTCGCCTTCGTCGAGATCCTGAACGCAACCGCCAGCCGAATCATCATCCCGCTCGGACGGCCCATCTTCCGCAACTAA
- a CDS encoding FAD-dependent thymidylate synthase, with protein MSENANKPAETDVYAIHGADPEVLAYAMAKYSRSSLTMKESLAEISAQRAEQFLNTFYFQYGHRSIADLAHIPFAIERLSLLAAIALVDEQRWDGQERSTRYQNFRRSGWFTPDLGPETPRFTAAVEALFVAYDHIGAEMLEALKSAIARPEEMKPEAYERTLKARAFDVARYLLPLATNTSLGQIVNARTLETQVSRLLTSEHAEIRQIAEKLRLAATEPAWNVQHSAARVLCEEIGSVDATCGDRLTEALLRPVKTAPTLVKYATANEYLAASRTELTQAAAELMANQPIDAAPVVDLLDDTESLEVELATSLLYPHCHYSYRQLRSHVAALSDARRSELIGLGTKHRGRHDELLRAFSAGQGFRFDILMDIGGFRDMHRHRRCVQLLQPYTDAHGYEEPTCPGQPTLAEAGLEASYNSAMDAAFAHYRQLRDCGIPEAAQSAQYALPLGTRCRSLFKMDFAEVLYISELRSGVAGHFSYRRIAWEMYKAVEKRHPALAEHFRIEDVNEPIDLLKR; from the coding sequence CTCGCCTACGCGATGGCGAAGTACTCGCGCTCCTCGCTCACCATGAAGGAGTCGCTGGCTGAGATCAGCGCGCAGCGCGCCGAGCAGTTCCTCAACACCTTCTACTTCCAGTACGGTCATCGCTCCATCGCCGACCTCGCGCACATTCCCTTCGCCATCGAGCGTCTCTCGCTCCTCGCGGCCATCGCCCTCGTAGACGAGCAGCGCTGGGACGGACAGGAACGTTCCACGCGCTACCAGAACTTTCGCCGCTCCGGCTGGTTTACGCCCGATCTCGGCCCCGAAACGCCCAGATTCACCGCCGCCGTCGAAGCACTCTTCGTCGCCTACGATCACATCGGCGCGGAAATGCTCGAAGCCCTCAAGTCCGCTATCGCCCGCCCCGAGGAGATGAAGCCCGAAGCCTACGAGCGCACGCTGAAGGCCCGCGCCTTCGATGTGGCACGTTATCTGCTGCCGCTGGCGACTAACACCTCGCTCGGCCAAATCGTCAACGCCCGCACGCTGGAGACACAAGTCTCGCGCCTGCTCACCAGCGAGCACGCCGAGATCCGCCAGATCGCCGAGAAGCTCCGCCTCGCCGCAACTGAGCCTGCCTGGAACGTCCAGCACAGCGCCGCCCGCGTGCTCTGCGAAGAGATCGGTTCCGTTGACGCCACCTGCGGCGACCGCCTCACCGAAGCCCTCCTACGTCCCGTCAAGACCGCTCCCACGCTGGTCAAATACGCCACCGCAAACGAGTACCTCGCCGCCAGTCGCACCGAACTCACTCAGGCCGCAGCCGAGCTGATGGCGAACCAGCCCATCGATGCCGCGCCAGTAGTAGACCTGCTCGACGACACCGAATCGCTCGAGGTCGAACTAGCCACCTCGCTGCTCTATCCGCACTGCCACTACTCTTATCGCCAGCTCCGCAGCCACGTAGCCGCGCTGTCCGATGCCCGCCGCTCTGAGCTGATCGGACTCGGCACAAAGCATCGCGGACGCCACGACGAGCTCCTCCGTGCCTTCAGCGCCGGGCAGGGCTTCCGCTTCGACATTCTCATGGACATCGGCGGCTTCCGCGACATGCATCGCCATCGCCGCTGCGTCCAGCTTCTCCAGCCCTACACCGACGCCCACGGTTATGAAGAGCCCACTTGCCCGGGCCAGCCCACTTTGGCCGAAGCGGGCCTCGAAGCTTCCTACAACTCTGCGATGGATGCCGCTTTCGCCCACTACCGTCAGCTCCGTGACTGCGGCATACCCGAAGCAGCGCAGTCTGCCCAGTATGCCCTGCCGCTGGGCACTCGCTGCCGTTCCCTATTCAAAATGGACTTCGCCGAAGTCCTCTATATTTCGGAGTTGCGCTCAGGCGTAGCTGGCCATTTCAGCTACCGGCGCATCGCCTGGGAGATGTACAAGGCCGTTGAGAAGCGGCACCCCGCCCTCGCCGAACACTTCCGAATCGAAGATGTGAATGAGCCAATCGATCTACTGAAACGATAG
- a CDS encoding response regulator transcription factor, which translates to MKSIEQDQPAKILIVDDEPQIIRVLRTALSTQGYAVRIANNGIEGADIALEWKPDLVITDVSMPEMNGVELCRELRANSDMPIIVLSVRNNERMKIEALDAGADDYVTKPFSIQELQARVRAQLRRNLSETRDMQTVIDLGDFRIDIPQHRVTVRGRDIHLTPKQFDLLVCFAEHAGQVLTHRALLQAVWGAHADQPEYLRVSIGQLRKKIETSDEPRYILTEPWVGYRFRPTGSDDL; encoded by the coding sequence ATGAAGTCGATCGAACAAGACCAACCGGCAAAGATTCTGATTGTGGACGACGAACCGCAGATTATTCGGGTGCTGCGGACTGCGCTTTCCACGCAGGGATATGCCGTGCGCATCGCAAACAATGGCATTGAAGGCGCCGACATCGCTCTTGAGTGGAAGCCGGACCTGGTGATAACCGACGTCTCTATGCCGGAGATGAACGGCGTTGAGCTTTGCCGCGAACTTCGCGCCAACTCCGATATGCCAATCATCGTCCTCTCCGTGCGCAATAACGAACGCATGAAGATTGAAGCTCTCGATGCAGGCGCCGACGACTATGTGACTAAGCCCTTCAGCATTCAGGAGTTGCAAGCTCGTGTCCGCGCCCAGCTACGGCGTAACCTAAGCGAAACTCGAGACATGCAGACCGTCATCGACCTTGGCGACTTTCGCATCGACATTCCGCAACATCGTGTCACCGTGCGCGGCAGGGACATTCATCTCACTCCAAAACAGTTCGATCTTCTCGTCTGTTTTGCCGAACATGCCGGACAGGTTCTAACGCATCGGGCTCTTCTGCAAGCAGTATGGGGCGCCCACGCAGATCAGCCAGAATATCTCCGAGTCAGTATTGGCCAACTGCGAAAAAAGATAGAGACGTCCGACGAGCCGCGTTACATCCTCACCGAGCCGTGGGTCGGGTACCGCTTTCGCCCTACAGGCAGCGACGACCTGTAA
- the kdpA gene encoding potassium-transporting ATPase subunit KdpA, which translates to MTANGWFQIFFFFALVLICAKPLGIYMARVFERERTFVDPLLRPIERLIYRVTGIDETHEMRWTEYGIVMLLFSLVTLLVTYAIERLQHLLPLNPQHLAAVAPDLALNTAASFTTNTNWQAYVPETTMSYLTEMLTLAYHNFFSAAIGISLAIAFIRGISRRESKTLGNFWVDATRASLWVLLPTCLIYALLLVSQGVVQNFRPYDQAKLIQSQTVTTTGTDGKPATQIVTTQSIAQGPVASQEAIKMLGTNGGGFFNTNSAHPFENPTPFSNLLEMLSIFLIPAGLTVTLGRMVRSPAHGWAVFAAMSVLFFAGVFVAYYAEAQPNPLLHTATMHIDQHASAMQPGGNMEGKEVRFGVADSALFATVTTDASCGAVNAMHDSFMPLGGLVPLVNIMLGEIIFGGVGSGMYGMLIFVILSVFIAGLMVGRTPEYLGKKIESFDVKMAMLYVLIFPLSILSFTAISLMMPNLGLSALANTGPHGLSEILYAYTSATGNNGSAFAGLSANTHWYNFSLATAMLVGRFLMIVPMLAVAGNLAKKKLVPPSAGTFPVHTPLFTVLLVGVILIVGALTFFPALTLGPLLEHLLMHAGKTF; encoded by the coding sequence ATGACCGCTAATGGCTGGTTCCAGATATTTTTCTTCTTCGCTCTCGTTCTCATCTGCGCGAAACCACTCGGCATCTATATGGCCCGCGTCTTCGAACGCGAGCGTACCTTTGTCGATCCTCTCCTCCGCCCAATCGAACGACTCATCTATCGCGTTACAGGCATAGACGAGACGCATGAGATGCGTTGGACAGAGTATGGCATCGTTATGCTGCTCTTCAGTCTGGTAACGTTGCTGGTCACCTATGCAATTGAGCGTTTACAGCATCTCCTCCCGCTCAATCCTCAACATCTTGCGGCAGTGGCGCCCGATCTTGCTCTCAATACGGCTGCCTCCTTTACGACGAACACCAATTGGCAGGCTTACGTTCCTGAGACAACGATGAGTTATCTCACGGAGATGCTGACGCTCGCCTACCATAACTTCTTCTCCGCCGCCATCGGGATCTCGCTGGCCATCGCTTTCATTCGCGGCATCTCTCGACGCGAGTCGAAGACCCTCGGTAACTTTTGGGTGGACGCGACACGCGCATCGCTGTGGGTACTTCTGCCCACATGTTTGATCTACGCTCTTCTTCTTGTCTCCCAGGGCGTAGTTCAGAATTTCCGCCCTTATGACCAGGCGAAGCTCATTCAGTCGCAGACTGTAACCACGACAGGCACCGATGGCAAGCCCGCAACCCAGATCGTAACAACGCAAAGCATTGCACAAGGCCCGGTCGCCTCACAGGAAGCCATCAAAATGCTCGGCACCAATGGTGGAGGATTCTTCAACACCAACAGCGCTCACCCGTTTGAGAACCCAACACCATTTTCAAATCTACTGGAGATGCTATCCATATTTCTCATTCCTGCCGGACTGACGGTAACGCTAGGCAGAATGGTCCGTTCCCCCGCTCATGGCTGGGCCGTGTTTGCCGCGATGTCTGTGCTCTTCTTTGCCGGGGTCTTCGTTGCCTACTACGCAGAGGCGCAACCAAACCCTCTGCTGCATACCGCAACAATGCATATAGACCAGCACGCCTCGGCAATGCAGCCCGGCGGAAATATGGAAGGCAAGGAAGTCCGCTTCGGAGTTGCAGACTCTGCTCTCTTCGCCACCGTCACGACGGACGCCAGTTGCGGAGCGGTCAACGCCATGCATGATTCCTTTATGCCTCTTGGCGGACTCGTCCCTCTCGTGAACATCATGCTTGGCGAGATCATCTTCGGCGGTGTCGGCTCTGGAATGTACGGCATGTTGATCTTCGTTATCCTGTCCGTCTTTATCGCTGGTCTCATGGTCGGACGCACGCCAGAGTATCTCGGAAAGAAGATTGAGTCCTTCGATGTGAAGATGGCGATGCTCTATGTGCTCATCTTTCCACTTTCCATTCTCAGCTTCACTGCGATCTCGCTGATGATGCCGAACCTTGGTCTTTCAGCGCTCGCCAACACAGGGCCGCACGGACTCTCCGAGATCCTTTATGCCTACACTTCGGCCACAGGGAACAATGGTTCCGCATTCGCGGGTCTCAGCGCCAACACGCACTGGTACAACTTCTCGCTCGCCACGGCCATGCTGGTTGGTCGTTTCCTCATGATCGTTCCGATGTTGGCCGTCGCAGGCAATCTCGCGAAGAAGAAGCTCGTTCCTCCATCGGCAGGAACCTTCCCGGTGCACACACCTCTCTTCACTGTGCTGCTCGTCGGAGTCATCCTCATCGTCGGTGCTCTCACCTTCTTCCCCGCTCTTACTCTCGGTCCTCTCCTGGAGCACTTACTCATGCACGCCGGCAAAACCTTCTAA
- the kdpF gene encoding K(+)-transporting ATPase subunit F: MLETFILSLISLALFVYLVYALLRPEKF, from the coding sequence ATGCTTGAAACTTTCATTCTCTCGCTCATCTCTCTTGCGCTTTTCGTTTACCTCGTCTACGCGCTTCTGCGCCCCGAAAAGTTCTAA
- the kdpB gene encoding potassium-transporting ATPase subunit KdpB gives MANTRKRSLWDTKIVHRALIDALVKLNPRTMMKNPVMFVVEIGSVITSIYLLRDIAAHHHTLGFDLQITLWLWFTVLFANFAEAMAEGRGKAQADALRRAKSETTAVRILPNGKTDEVASSQLRAGDLVFVIAGGTIPGDGEVIEGVASVDESAITGESAPVIREAGGDRSAVTGGTRVLSDQIKVRITSNPGETFLDRMIALVEGAERQKTPNEIALNILLAGLTIIFLLAVVTLQPFAIYSTAPQTVFVLISLLVCLIPTTIGGLLSAIGIAGMDRLVQHNVLAMSGRAVEAAGDVDTLLLDKTGTITLGNRQASEFIPAPGVSKDQLADAAQLSSLPDETPEGRSIVVLAKELYGLRGRELHELNAEFVPFSAVTRMSGVNLDGRIIRKGSTDAIAAFLKENGGILPDEVRAAVEVIARSGGTPLVVAENRQALGVIHLKDIVKGGMKERFTQLRAMGIRTIMITGDNPLTAAAIAREAGVDDFLAEAKPKDKMDLIRREQAEGKLVAMTGDGTNDAPALAQADVGVAMNTGTQAAKEAGNMVDLDSNPTKLIEIVEIGKQLLMTRGALTTFSIANDVAKYFAIIPAMFAATFPVLNALNIMHLKTPQSAILSAVIFNALIIVGLIPLALRGVGYKAMSAETLLRRNLLIYGVGGIVAPFLGIKLIDIVITAIHLA, from the coding sequence ATGGCAAACACACGTAAACGCTCTCTCTGGGATACAAAAATCGTCCATCGCGCTCTGATAGATGCTCTCGTCAAGCTCAATCCACGAACCATGATGAAGAACCCCGTCATGTTCGTAGTCGAGATTGGCAGCGTGATCACATCGATCTATCTCCTCCGCGACATTGCAGCTCATCACCACACGCTCGGCTTCGATCTACAGATCACACTTTGGCTATGGTTCACGGTGCTCTTCGCCAACTTCGCCGAAGCGATGGCCGAAGGTCGAGGCAAAGCTCAGGCCGACGCCTTGCGACGCGCCAAGTCTGAGACCACTGCTGTGCGCATCCTCCCAAACGGCAAGACCGACGAGGTCGCCAGTTCACAGCTTCGTGCTGGTGATCTTGTCTTTGTCATCGCCGGAGGCACCATACCCGGAGATGGTGAGGTCATCGAAGGCGTAGCCTCCGTCGACGAATCCGCTATCACAGGAGAGTCAGCGCCCGTTATTCGCGAGGCTGGTGGCGACCGCTCTGCCGTCACTGGAGGCACGCGCGTTCTCTCCGATCAGATCAAAGTACGCATCACCTCCAACCCCGGCGAGACGTTTCTCGATCGTATGATCGCGCTTGTCGAAGGCGCTGAGCGTCAGAAAACACCAAACGAGATCGCGCTGAATATTCTTCTCGCCGGTCTCACGATTATTTTTCTGCTGGCCGTGGTCACGCTGCAACCCTTCGCAATTTACTCAACCGCCCCGCAAACAGTCTTCGTTCTTATCTCGCTGCTCGTCTGTCTCATCCCAACGACGATCGGCGGCCTGCTCTCGGCAATCGGCATCGCGGGAATGGACCGCCTCGTCCAGCACAACGTCCTTGCCATGTCCGGCCGCGCCGTCGAAGCTGCAGGCGATGTCGACACATTGCTGCTCGATAAGACAGGGACCATCACTCTTGGCAATCGCCAGGCTTCGGAGTTCATCCCTGCGCCCGGCGTCAGCAAAGATCAACTCGCCGACGCTGCGCAACTCTCTTCTCTTCCCGACGAAACCCCTGAAGGCCGCAGCATCGTTGTTCTCGCCAAAGAGCTATACGGTCTGCGTGGTCGCGAACTTCATGAGCTGAACGCAGAGTTCGTGCCCTTCTCTGCTGTCACTCGAATGTCAGGCGTCAACCTCGATGGGCGCATCATCCGCAAAGGATCTACCGATGCCATTGCCGCGTTTCTAAAGGAGAACGGCGGCATTCTTCCTGATGAAGTCCGAGCCGCAGTCGAGGTTATAGCGCGCAGCGGCGGCACGCCTCTCGTCGTCGCCGAGAACCGGCAGGCCCTCGGCGTCATCCATCTGAAGGACATCGTCAAGGGAGGCATGAAGGAGCGCTTCACGCAGCTTCGCGCCATGGGCATTCGCACCATCATGATCACTGGCGATAATCCGCTTACCGCCGCGGCCATCGCGCGCGAAGCCGGCGTCGACGACTTTCTCGCCGAGGCCAAACCGAAAGACAAGATGGATCTCATCCGTCGCGAACAGGCTGAAGGCAAGCTGGTCGCCATGACTGGTGACGGCACCAACGACGCACCCGCGCTCGCCCAGGCAGATGTAGGCGTCGCGATGAACACCGGAACTCAAGCCGCCAAAGAAGCTGGCAATATGGTCGATCTCGACTCCAACCCAACCAAGCTCATCGAGATTGTCGAAATCGGCAAGCAGCTTCTCATGACGCGTGGAGCGCTCACAACCTTCTCCATAGCCAATGACGTCGCCAAATACTTCGCCATTATCCCGGCTATGTTTGCCGCAACCTTCCCTGTATTGAACGCGCTCAACATCATGCACCTCAAGACCCCGCAGTCGGCAATTCTCTCCGCCGTCATCTTCAACGCTCTCATCATCGTCGGCCTTATTCCACTGGCGCTGCGCGGCGTTGGATACAAAGCCATGTCAGCTGAGACGCTCCTCCGCCGCAACCTGCTTATCTACGGAGTGGGCGGCATCGTCGCGCCCTTCCTCGGCATCAAGCTGATCGACATCGTCATTACCGCCATTCATCTGGCTTAG
- the coaD gene encoding pantetheine-phosphate adenylyltransferase → MHTVKAIYPGTFDPLTNGHLDLIARGAKIVDHLVVAILRNSEKGTPLFTVPEREEMISEAVAGFKNVSVMTFDGLLVDFARQQGAKAVLRGIRAISDYEYEFQMAMMNRKLDPELETLFMMPAEKYTYVSSRLIKGVFRLGGDVTALVPPLVMERLKAKVPARV, encoded by the coding sequence ATGCACACGGTAAAGGCGATTTATCCGGGAACGTTCGATCCGCTTACAAATGGGCACCTCGATCTGATTGCGCGAGGAGCGAAAATTGTGGACCATCTAGTGGTTGCGATCCTGCGCAACTCCGAGAAGGGTACGCCTCTGTTCACCGTGCCGGAACGCGAGGAGATGATCTCCGAAGCGGTGGCGGGTTTCAAAAATGTATCGGTGATGACCTTCGACGGCCTGCTGGTTGACTTTGCGCGGCAGCAGGGGGCGAAGGCGGTCCTGAGGGGGATTCGAGCGATCTCGGACTATGAGTATGAGTTCCAGATGGCGATGATGAACCGCAAGCTCGATCCGGAGCTGGAGACGCTGTTTATGATGCCGGCGGAGAAATATACCTACGTGAGTTCACGGCTGATCAAGGGTGTATTTCGACTGGGTGGGGACGTGACGGCGCTCGTGCCTCCGCTGGTGATGGAGCGGCTGAAGGCGAAGGTTCCGGCGCGAGTCTAG
- the kdpC gene encoding potassium-transporting ATPase subunit KdpC: MRRHLITAILYTVVTTVLFGLLYPYAVTGLAQVFFKDKANGQLIYQQGQLIGSRIIGQSFSAPGYFHSRPSAAGNGYDAANSSGSNYGPTNKKLIDRIASDTASAQTDLPGADVPIDLVTASASGLDPDITPAAAEFQVARVARERHLETSTVRQLVAKHTRGRQFGFLGEPRVNVLELNLALDEAAPIGAK, from the coding sequence ATGCGTCGCCATCTCATCACCGCCATCCTTTACACAGTCGTGACCACCGTCCTCTTCGGCCTGCTCTATCCCTACGCCGTCACGGGCCTCGCGCAAGTCTTCTTCAAAGACAAGGCAAACGGCCAACTGATCTACCAGCAGGGTCAGTTGATCGGCTCTCGCATCATCGGGCAGTCCTTCTCCGCTCCCGGATACTTCCACTCGCGCCCCTCAGCCGCGGGCAACGGCTACGATGCCGCAAACTCCAGTGGCTCGAACTACGGCCCCACCAACAAGAAGCTCATCGACCGCATCGCCAGCGATACAGCTTCAGCACAGACTGACCTTCCAGGTGCTGATGTTCCAATCGATCTCGTCACCGCCTCCGCTTCCGGCCTCGATCCCGACATCACCCCTGCCGCCGCGGAGTTTCAGGTTGCCCGAGTCGCTCGTGAACGCCATCTTGAAACGAGCACCGTCCGCCAGCTCGTCGCCAAGCACACGCGAGGACGGCAGTTCGGTTTTCTCGGTGAGCCGCGTGTCAACGTTCTCGAACTTAATCTCGCTCTCGATGAGGCTGCACCTATCGGGGCTAAATAA
- a CDS encoding class I SAM-dependent methyltransferase, translating to MTKLVEQFGNIDIYLFDQLLRGNIAPGMQVLDAGCGGGRNLVYLLREGYEVFGVDASAEAVDHLRSVAATLAPTLEPGNFRVEAVEAMSFPEQFVDVVISNAVLHFARDDAQFEAMVREMWRVLRPGGMLFCRLASTIGIDPSRPFHPIAGRRFLMPGGMEWYLVDETLLMKLTEELGGQLIDPLKTTVVQGARCMTTWVVRKA from the coding sequence ATGACGAAGCTGGTGGAGCAGTTCGGCAATATCGATATTTATCTCTTCGACCAGTTGCTGCGCGGAAACATTGCGCCGGGTATGCAGGTGCTCGACGCAGGCTGCGGGGGTGGCCGAAACTTGGTGTATCTACTGCGCGAGGGCTACGAAGTTTTTGGCGTGGACGCGAGCGCGGAGGCGGTGGACCATCTGAGGTCGGTCGCGGCAACGCTTGCGCCTACGCTGGAGCCAGGCAACTTCCGTGTAGAAGCAGTAGAGGCAATGTCGTTTCCCGAGCAGTTTGTGGATGTCGTGATCTCGAACGCGGTGCTGCACTTTGCGCGGGACGATGCGCAGTTTGAAGCGATGGTGCGAGAGATGTGGCGGGTGCTGCGACCGGGTGGAATGCTGTTCTGCCGCCTGGCTTCGACGATTGGAATAGATCCCAGCCGACCTTTTCATCCGATCGCAGGCAGGCGATTTTTGATGCCAGGCGGAATGGAGTGGTATCTAGTGGATGAAACACTGCTGATGAAGTTGACGGAAGAGTTGGGTGGGCAACTTATCGATCCGCTAAAGACGACAGTGGTGCAGGGGGCCAGGTGCATGACCACCTGGGTGGTTAGGAAAGCGTAA
- the recA gene encoding recombinase RecA gives MADDRSKAIELALSGLEKQFGKGSIMRLGSKDVVPISVISTGSISFDAALGVGGVPRGRVIEIFGPESSGKTTITLQIIAEAQKAGGLAAFVDAEHALDPAYAGKLGVDIDNLLVSQPDYGEQALEIVEALVRSNAIDVLVVDSVAALVPKAELDGEMGDSHMGLQARLMSQALRKLTGTVSKSRTCLIFINQIREKIGVMFGNPETTTGGKALKFYSSVRIDIRRIGAVKDGDSVVGSRTKVKIVKNKVAAPFRDAEFDILYGEGISREGDVLDLAVLHNIVDKSGAWYSYQGERIGQGRENVRNFLKENKDVFGRVDVELRKKLGISGASSAVEVPAVPANGEAQAKEVIRGKK, from the coding sequence GTGGCAGATGACCGCAGCAAGGCAATTGAGTTGGCCCTTTCCGGGCTGGAAAAGCAGTTTGGCAAGGGTTCGATCATGCGGTTGGGATCGAAGGATGTTGTGCCGATTTCGGTCATCTCTACGGGCTCGATCTCTTTTGACGCTGCGCTGGGTGTAGGTGGAGTACCGCGTGGCCGTGTCATAGAGATCTTTGGACCGGAGTCTTCGGGTAAGACGACGATTACGTTGCAGATTATCGCCGAGGCACAGAAGGCGGGCGGGCTGGCGGCGTTTGTGGATGCCGAGCACGCGCTCGATCCTGCGTACGCGGGAAAGCTGGGTGTGGACATCGACAATCTGCTGGTGAGCCAGCCAGACTATGGCGAGCAGGCGTTGGAGATCGTCGAGGCACTGGTCCGATCGAACGCGATCGATGTGCTGGTGGTGGACTCGGTGGCAGCGCTTGTGCCCAAAGCCGAACTCGACGGCGAGATGGGTGATTCGCACATGGGATTGCAGGCTCGGCTGATGAGCCAGGCGCTGAGGAAGCTGACGGGAACGGTATCAAAGTCACGGACCTGTTTGATCTTTATTAACCAGATTCGCGAGAAGATCGGCGTGATGTTTGGCAACCCGGAGACGACAACAGGGGGCAAGGCGCTGAAGTTTTACTCCTCCGTCCGCATCGACATTCGCCGCATTGGCGCAGTGAAAGATGGCGATAGCGTCGTGGGCTCGCGCACCAAGGTAAAGATTGTGAAGAATAAGGTGGCAGCGCCGTTCCGTGATGCCGAGTTCGACATTCTTTATGGCGAGGGCATCTCGCGTGAGGGCGACGTCCTCGACCTGGCGGTGCTGCACAACATCGTCGACAAGAGCGGTGCGTGGTACAGCTATCAGGGCGAACGCATCGGCCAGGGTCGCGAGAATGTCCGCAACTTCCTCAAGGAAAACAAGGATGTCTTTGGCCGCGTGGACGTGGAACTACGGAAGAAGCTGGGAATCTCCGGGGCCAGTTCGGCGGTTGAGGTTCCGGCAGTTCCGGCAAATGGCGAGGCGCAGGCGAAGGAAGTTATTCGAGGCAAGAAATAG